AAATGTTTTTAAAGAAAAAGATAAAGATTGATATTGAGAGATTCTCACGTCGCAAAGAACGCTCCTTAGAATGACGATTAACAATTCCCCTCCGTGGAGGGGAATTGTTGAATTTATTCTTTATCTTTTTGTTTCATCACTTTTCATTTAATCCAGTATTTTGAGGACAGCACGATTTGTTCTATCCATTCGAATGATTTCCAAAAAAAATAAATAAATTTTAGGTGATATATTTGATTGATAAAAAACAAAAAATTTTAGAAGCAGCAAAAAAGATTTTTGCTGAAAAGAGTTATTTTGAAGCAACTTTAGAGGAAATATCAAATAGTTCAGGAGTTAAAAAGTCGACTATCTACTATTATTTTAGCAGTAAGTTGGATTTAATGGTGGGTCTTATCGAGCAGGTAATTCTTCAGGCAATGGAAAAGGTGAAAGATGTTCCTCACACAAAAAACCAAAAAGAAAGAGTAGCTGCTATTATCGAAAATTTGTTTAATTTTATTATGGAAGAGCGCGAATTAATGACGGTATTTCAACGGGCAGGATATGATTTTCTT
This genomic interval from Candidatus Atribacteria bacterium ADurb.Bin276 contains the following:
- the fadR gene encoding Fatty acid metabolism regulator protein, whose product is MIDKKQKILEAAKKIFAEKSYFEATLEEISNSSGVKKSTIYYYFSSKLDLMVGLIEQVILQAMEKVKDVPHTKNQKERVAAIIENLFNFIMEERELMTVFQRAGYDFLHHHNTLERFKKVMDKFQIFRDNFGNKIGDIVTVNGYIIPGKDFMRVLTSSIWGYCMDESKEGKIITEDKKEMFQEIFTAFLRE